In Paenibacillus ihbetae, the following are encoded in one genomic region:
- a CDS encoding replication-associated recombination protein A, which produces MDLFSYGREADRDSRLLADRMRPVSLDEYIGQEHIIGPGKLLRRAIEADQVSSILLYGPPGCGKTTLAHIISQQTQGHFVRLNAVEASVKDVREVIDQAQSNRSLYGTKTILFLDEVHRFNSSRQDALLPAVENGTIIFIGATTENPFHYVNGALMSRSTLFQLQSLTKEHSLIAMRRALTDSDKGLGYMDLKADDEALEHIATMANGDIRRALNALELAAMTTPPDESGAVHITLDVAEESIRKPLVKADESTQYDVLSAFHKSIRGSSDAAVFWFLYAVEKLGMDPMVFIRRLIAASSEDIGLANPQAMVQAVSALEAYRNNGWPEAKLNVVQAILFAVESPKSNAVVEAISRAMAAMDEVKSAEVPLHLRDAHYQGAIKLGHVGYKYPHDYPGHYVKQEYLPKELSNRVFYQATEQGNEAKIAHNQRLRREQ; this is translated from the coding sequence ATGGACTTATTCAGTTACGGACGGGAAGCCGACCGGGATTCCAGGCTGCTGGCCGACCGGATGCGGCCGGTTTCGCTGGATGAATATATAGGACAAGAGCATATTATCGGACCGGGGAAGCTGCTCCGCCGAGCCATCGAAGCGGATCAGGTGTCCTCTATTTTGCTGTACGGTCCTCCCGGATGCGGCAAAACGACGCTCGCGCATATTATTTCACAGCAGACCCAAGGCCATTTTGTCCGGCTTAATGCGGTAGAGGCTTCGGTTAAAGATGTGCGGGAAGTCATTGACCAGGCTCAGAGCAACCGCAGCCTGTACGGAACGAAAACGATTTTGTTTCTGGACGAGGTCCACCGATTCAATAGTTCGAGGCAGGATGCGCTGCTGCCGGCGGTTGAGAACGGGACCATCATCTTCATCGGAGCGACAACGGAAAACCCTTTTCATTACGTGAACGGGGCCTTGATGAGCCGGTCCACGTTGTTTCAATTGCAGTCTTTGACCAAGGAGCATTCGCTGATTGCGATGCGGCGCGCGCTGACCGATTCCGACAAGGGACTTGGCTATATGGATTTGAAAGCAGATGACGAGGCGCTGGAGCATATCGCAACGATGGCTAACGGCGACATCCGCCGTGCCTTGAACGCCCTCGAACTAGCCGCTATGACTACGCCCCCGGATGAAAGCGGCGCCGTTCATATTACGCTTGATGTGGCCGAGGAGTCGATCCGCAAGCCGCTCGTGAAGGCGGATGAATCCACGCAGTACGACGTTCTGTCCGCTTTCCATAAGAGCATTCGTGGCTCGAGCGATGCGGCGGTGTTCTGGTTCCTGTACGCGGTCGAAAAGCTGGGGATGGACCCGATGGTGTTCATCCGGCGGCTCATTGCCGCAAGCAGCGAGGATATCGGCCTTGCCAATCCGCAGGCGATGGTCCAGGCGGTCAGCGCCTTGGAGGCTTACCGGAACAACGGCTGGCCGGAAGCGAAGCTGAACGTTGTCCAGGCGATATTGTTCGCGGTAGAGAGTCCGAAGTCCAATGCGGTCGTGGAGGCGATATCTCGCGCCATGGCGGCCATGGACGAGGTGAAATCGGCGGAGGTTCCGCTGCATTTGCGGGACGCGCATTACCAGGGAGCCATCAAGCTCGGACATGTCGGATACAAATACCCGCATGATTACCCGGGGCATTACGTGAAGCAGGAGTATTTGCCGAAGGAGCTGTCCAATCGGGTGTTCTACCAGGCGACGGAGCAAGGGAATGAGGCGAAGATCGCCCACAACCAGCGGCTTAGACGCGAACAATAG